In Papaver somniferum cultivar HN1 chromosome 9, ASM357369v1, whole genome shotgun sequence, the genomic stretch TTGATCTCTCAGAAACTTCATTCGCCTTGCAGTTCTTTTCCGAAGAATCTCTAGATATCTTGGAAACATAAATAACGCATCCAAACGCATCATTAATGTTTTTCTCTCCGCCCTCTAATAAAAAGAGAGCCAAGTGGGTCAGCCAATTAGTTTTTGAACTTTGGAGTAAATCCAATCTACCTGAGACATTTCTGGGAACTCCCAAATTGAGCAAAGAAATGTACTGTTTTTTTTGGCTATTTTAATGTGCATATGTCAGGTCAGGATGTGAAAGGTAGCCTAAAAGAGTTACCTTTAAGCCAAGAAAGGTGCATTTGCTGTTTTTGATGATCTGAAAATGTGGGTCGAATGAAATTTTACAATAGTGCAGCCTAGAGATCAGACCCATATCATATACTTGATGATATCTCAAACTTTGGACAAAGAAAATGGCTAGATTCAAGTGGCAAGTTGATTTCTGTCTTTATAGAGTCAAAGAAGTCATGAGATGAGAAACCAGTGTTATATATTACAAGTGGGAGGGCGTGGATCGTTTAATTTTCACTAGCTTTTATTGGCTTACCAATGGCAACAATATAGAAATATATATAGCTATCCACTGCTCTGTAGATACTCATCAAATGGACGATATGTCTTTTGGTTTAATTATTATGTTCATCTCTTTTCTCCTTTTGGAAACAATGCATGTTTTACCACTTAACTCTACAATAATCTTTTCCAATTTACCAGTAGCTAGATCAAGAGCATGATCATTTTACGTGTTATGTATATTTGTCCTTACTAACCCGTCCCACCCTTTTGTGTAGACAGTATTAAAAAACCTACTGCTCAATATCTTTGCTTTTTTGGTGGAAGAGATTGGTAACTTGGTGTTTTTATATGTTCATGATAGGATTCGTCTGTGGGAATCTATCTTTTCTAGATACAAATCTCTGGCTAACAAAATTTTAATGTCCAAAAATAGAAAATCTAGGAACTCTCATTGTCCAAACTAAAGGGAACACAttgatcagttttttttttcctcttcttttttcttttttttttcaagataaTACGAGTGACAACAAACTTAAAAGCTTTGTTCAAAATTTTTAACTCGATACCTCATCCTTCTCATTTATTTTTTAAGCTTTAAATATCCGAGAATCAACTAGGCTTAGGGTGCATGTGGATGTCATTTCCAGTACAAAGTAGGATTCTCATATTCCGCTAATGCGGATCGATATTTAAAACAGCTAGCCAATAGTCTCTGTAAATAAGCTAGCCTTAACATCTACGCATAGATCTGTACCGACTGAAAATAGTGGGGTCATACACCATTTTGCATTACTCCCCTAGGTCAGACAGCATACCTATAACTATTTCGAGCATTTGCAAAAATGTTTACCAAAATCGGCAAATTGTTCATATAGTGGCGAATTTAGTGAGGTTTTAATAAATGTCTTAGACTAGGTGTCTAAATTGAATCAAATTGACATGGAAGCCATTGTTTGAAACCGTAACATAAGTGGTTAATAAACCACGGAGTGCAATATCAATACAGCATTATTACATTTCGTTTGTTCCAAACACTGATATGAACAGCAGTAGCCACACAATCATACTCATAATGCCTGAGATAACAAGCTGACCGGAAGAAGAAGGcaaaataactaaataaataTCAGCTGCCATAGCAAAGCAGAAAACTGGACGATTAAAAGAGACATTACTTCCTTCCGCAACCAAAATACACTTGCCACTTCCATCCAAGTAATCAGTTTGTTTTCCTTATCTTTTCAGTTACAATTTGGTTGGATCATCcagtggagaaagaaaatatctccaCCCCAAAAAAGACTGATAGTATTCTGCTCTACATGAACTACACATACAAATACTCCACATCAAGAATCCTGGGGAGCTTCAAATCGTGTTGGAGTGTCGATACCCATCATACAACAAAGTCCTGATATGAGGATTATCAGCAAAACAATGGCCTGAAAAACCACGGAGTGGAATGAAAACAATAACAAGTTAGGTTACAAAGGAACTTGCAACTAAAAGAACTGAACTTATCGGGCAAAACAACTGATATGATGGTACAAGAGAGACACCAATTAGAGGCATATTTAATCCCCGCACGGGATGTGGcaaaacaagaaacaaataaATTCAACTCTCCCTAGAACAAATCCCACTTGGGACATTTTTAACCTGAAATATGGGCTGAGTAGGGCTCGACCAGTTTATCTAGGTTCAACTTCTAATCTGAGACAACTACCACCCTCAGTACTGTAAGACTTGGTCACGGCAAGACGCTTGATGAAACTAAGTTCTATAGTACATAGAAAATAGCAACTAAATAAAAGGGGCAACACAGACTTACAACAAATAATCCTTCTAAAAGTGATGATTTAATCTGGCAAACTGCATCACAGTATGTGGCTTTCTGTGAACCATTTCCAACGCTACCCTCAGCAAGAAACCTATCCAGTTCCCTGTAAGAAGGGTATGATACCAACCCAGATGGATCTGAAGCATACAGAACTGTGTATGATGCACCCAACTTTTTCAAAGCACTGACAAGGCTTGACAAGATTTGACCTGCATTAGGAGCCAGCCATAATGAGCATTCCTTGAAAGATaatgaaatatatccaagagcttTGAGGCTAAAACCATATTCCAAATAAAAATGTCACATAGTAACTCAAAATTACCTTCAGACCATGTCTGGTCAAGTTTCTCCGAAGAGAGGGACCCTCCGTTACAAAGAACAACCATCTCTGTTTGCCCGTTCTGCCTGTTTTCCATCCTTGAGATAAGATAATCCTGTTGATGAGAAGCTTCAGATAACAAGTGAAACAGGAATCTTATAAATCTTGTAGCAATCATATTCATTTGTTAGCGTTAACTTACATAGACTGAGTCCATATCTGAAAGTTTCCTGTATTTGTCATCGTCAACTGAACATGACTCAAGGAGAGCGATATTATCTTTTATTCCCAAGCCATTTGGACAAGCTTCTGCAAACCCTGAAAGCAATGAACTCTCCATTGCCTCTTTCATTTGCGACGCAGCTACATACGGAAACGCCCTGGAAAAGTTGGAGCTCTCGAACGAAACCTGCTTAAAAAGAAATGACTCCAGCAATTAAACTCACATCCTTACTTTATATCCCTTCCAAGTATTTTTTTTCCAAGAGACTAAATTTTAACACAACAAAGAAGCTTAGAATTACTTGGAGCGATTGCATGAGAGTCGAGTCTGCATGTTTGTCTCTAGAAATGTCCAACTGTAACTACAAATGGATAGAGCATATCAGTCATGTTAGTATCTCAAAACATGAATAAAATAGTAACTTGCACGATTCATGTAACACGAAATTCACAAACAGCAGTTTAAGCATTAGCCAAACAAATTGCTAAACATGTCTCATGTTACAGGCAGTCTGAGAAAATTAGACACACAAGACAAATATGATATCAGTTTACACCATATTCTTACAAATCTATGCCAAACAAAGATGTCATTAACTAGTCTGAGAAAATTAGGTATTCCCGAGAATATTAGTCATTCTATAAGTTCCAAAGTTTCCTTCCAGCATAAAATTTATCGGTAGATACATTTTGCAACTAACAGTATGGTATGGAAAACAATTATacgttgattttgttattttggcATGTAGCACGCCAAGGAAGTTAGCAGGACAACAAAAGTAATGCAGGCACAGCTATAAGTTCCACATAAAGATAATAATCTTCAACATTTAATGAACTACACGTAATCTTTCAGTTGTTGCATACCTCTTTACCAACAAAAACAATTGCAAAGTCCACAGATTGCTGACGGTTTTTCTCTGAACACTATAAAAGAGAATCAGCATGAATTATTGGCGAGTACACCCAACACTGAGGGATAACAAAAACGATGCTTAAATACAGATGAAACAAAACATAAGCAAATTACCAAAAATTTAGACCAGCCTCCTTCGGAGAGGACGGACTTAGCTAAATCTTTCTGTGAGATGGTACGATAATCAACCGATTTCCCCATATCATTATATAAAGATCTGCACAACAACCGATATTTTAAGAAAAAAACTAAGGTAATTGAATTGAGTGCCTTATaactaaaatttgtaaaattcagcAACTCGAAGTTCATACAATCTGCAATGATGTTTTCATCCCTGTACTGAGTCCTTCAATATTTGTATCAAGCtactcaaaccctaaatcaaaatcTAATTTTTTCCATAAGTATAAAATTGGCTTCGCGATATTAGTAATAGCAGGCATTTAACAATTCCGGTCATTACATTCCAGTAAACTGTACCAAAAAAACCTATAATTTAATGTTTCAATAATCTGAAATTAAAGAAAGGAAATCATACTCATGCTGCTGAGAAGACCACAAAAATGCCGGTACTGTGGATGGCAATGTTAATCCAGACGGGATCTGTGCTACAACGAGCAAAATTGCAACGACACAGGCAAAAATTCCCTTCATCTCTTCCCTAGGAATATAAATCGGGTGAGAACAAGCCAAGTAAcctcaattcaaagaatttaCAATAAACCCCAATACTATTGAAGCTATGTAGTAAAATACTAGGAGTCATCAAAATTTTCACATGAGATCTGTAATTTTGTACAAAACTAGCTCTAAATTGAGATCCGCAATTTATCAAATTCACATCCTAGAATAACAAAGACGAAACATCAACAAATAAAATACAATCTAGGTCTTCGATAGAAAGATGAAATAGTGATGATTTACCTGAAGAAGAGCAGAGATTTGTACAGATTAGAATCTAGAGTTCACCTTTTGGAGATGATTCTGATCCAATCACAAACTAATAATTGGATTCTTCTCGTTGAAAAAAATACAGAAGACGTTAGTTTTATCTGTGCCGGGAGCAGAAAACCCTTTTGAAGAATTTTCACTCGCGAAATCAAGAGAATGGCTTGGATATTGGATCTGTTTTATTGTGCCACGTGTTTGACTTGAGTTAATTGCATTGAAGTTCACCACTTCAAATGTAGGTGGCCATTACGTTGCCAACGATCCGGACCGGTTCCGGTTCGATTATCTCTGTCCACGATTTGGGCTCTAAAATTGGAAGAACGGAGAACAAAAAGTACTCCATTCTGTTTTTTCTTAGagcaagttttatggtggaatccaacctattccaagtgtggaaaaaccatggaatgtcaagtctaatggcttttaagttggggttttccacagaaaattCAAGCAAGGTTCCAgcgtttcgtggaagggttcgtggaatccatctgaacgccaataagaatagcatttttttttgtccgtagatttaggatgagttgttgaaatctgacggctgagaaaaaaaacactattcttaatagcgtttttttagcgctattaagaatagtgttttcactattccaccactacacttgcagtTCCATCCACGGTTctaaatgctgaggtggcgtggaagatggaactcttccaccataagacttgctcttacaaAACTAGACATAAAAACCCAtgatgaccaaacttgtggtacaaaaaatccaaccatattatttaataaataaaaaccatttGATTAAAAAGTGGCACAAAAACCCCATGTCAAATAATAAtgagtaaatttagtttttattattttataaaaatccaaacataccctttttatcttcatttcttcttcttcttctctcttttcttttttcttctttctttcgccTCCTTCtccccaccatcatcaccaccagaaGCAACAAATAGCTCCGCGAAAACCAGAAGCAACACCTCTGTTACCACCATCAGCAACACCTTTGTCTCCTCCGTCTCCTCCACGAACagatccgtttctttttcttctatttttatgtTCAGATCTATCACCTCCTTTTCGTTCCGCACCACCACCAAATCGACGACCATTTCCAAGACCACCATCACCTCCTCCTTAACTTCTTTAGGGTTTATTTATTCTTCCGTCAACACCATATCATTGTAGAACTTAGAGttccaaatcacttgaaatagaagaaaaaaaagaggaatTGGATGTCAGTAAAATAACAACAAATCAACATATTGTTTGGTGAATTGGGAATCCGGTGCTCATATCTTCGTCCattgattcacttcttcaatagtgGTTGTACAACCACAAACCATGACTTTAATCTGGTACTAATTTCCTACTTGATTTTATACGAGTTGTTGTTGAATTATAATTTTATATGAGTTTCTGTTGAatccatttgattttttttttttgaaattgagaTAAAATTTTGGTCATCTTTGTTAAATCTGTCATTGGGTTTATATTTTTATGATGGTTTGGACCCGATTTTGGTTTTTTTGGGGTTGAATTGATTTTACATTCCAATGAATTTTAGATCTGAATTTGAAGTCATGATTGTTTCAGTTTGATTGATTTGTTGTGTTTAATGATAATTTTGGCTCAAGCACTTACAAGAGATGATGTTTGGGATGTAAACATATACACCAACACAATAGTTCTCTGAAAGTGttggaaaaggcaaattaaaacaCTCATGAGtaaatttttgatgaaaccaatttcggtttcatctaattttggtgaaagcgattttggtttcatgtaattttattttaatttttatcgGTGAAACTaactttgtttcatttttttcatctgCATCAAAAATATATTCCTTTGTCATTGTCGTGTGTAGCTTAATCAAAAGACTCATAAGTGATTTAGGTATAAATGAGAATCCGTTACATGGTTTATATACATgttatttttttccttctaattCGCGATCTTGGTTGTGCAAAATTTATCTTTTTACATGTAATGGTTGAATACGTTGTATGAGGAAGCAAGTCAAGTTGCTAACGACGTTGTCCGAAATATAAGAACAGCGGCTTCCTTTAGGTGATGGCTTTGGATAAAAAGAAATGTGAAAGTCCAGTTTAAGATGGTATAAGGCTTGGACTAATTTGTGGGATTGCATTTGATTAATGAGAGCTCGATTTGTGGAGCTTGGAAGGATGTAATTTTTTTTAAGGGTTCCCTCTATAGCTCTCAAAACCGTTCACTGAGATATTATTTATTATATAAAGTTCTTGGAACTATTAAGAATGGTACACATTTATTTAGTTATTCATTTCCACAGTTTGTGTTTCACATGGGAAGTTTATAATTGAAGTGAACCTAAAATTTTCACATTCTTTCTGTTTGGATTGTTGAGTACTTACATATCAAGTGGTACTACAGGGCTGCAGGTTGCTTTCCACAAACAACAATGAATTGCCCAAGAAGCTTAATTGTTATACAACGTTTTCATAGAAACCTGGAAAAAAAAGGTATCACCTGGACTacctttgaattcttcatcatatatttaatatctttctttttcttatttatttttggtacaACCTATTTTGTCGACGAAACCAGTATTGTTGGCAAATTTATGGGATTGTTCTCATTGAAACTCAACTATTTGTTGctttcatttcatcaattttgcaTCAAGCAATACTGGTCGGTTTACTTTTTGTAGACGAAACCAATTATTGGTGGTACTATGATTTATGATGAAACAAGTTTTGGTGAAACTTTGGTTTCGTCTaatgtttttttatatttttggacgaAACCATTGTTGTTGGTGATAAAATAATTTTGCATTTGAACAAGTTTTGGCTCCAAGATAGAATAAAATGAAATATATACACCATCACAATAGATATATTGTGttggaaaaggaaaattaaaacaCTCAAGAGTAAATTTATGATGAAagcaattttggtttcatctaattttagtGAAACCGATGTTGGTTTCATCTAACTTTGTTTTAACTTTTATTGGTGAAACCAACTTTGTTGGTAATAAATATTTTTCTATTGAATCAAGAATTGGTTTCATCTGAATTTGTTTTATACACCATCACAATTTGATTTTTtcctagtttattttggtttggtttcatcattgaagttgtgttggtgaaatgacaatatgtggaaaaatgatgaaacctaattaggtttcatcgtatttttttcagttgttgaatattgatctctATGAAACCGATCTTCGATGGTGAGACACAGgtggattattttttgttgaaagtagttttagttgaggaggtaatggtagtggtggttgttgtgttggtggttgtggcggcgacggtggtggtaggtttcatcttattgtgtttcttttatgatgaaaccaaattttggtttcacctgatttttgccTAGTTATATTCTGCTTGACTTGAAAGTTGgtgtgtttggtttcatcattgaagtttgtgttggtgaaatgacaatatgtggaaaaatgatgaaaccaatttcggtttcatctagttttggtgaaaccaattttggtttcatcattttttctgtttggtttcatcatttttttctcattttgttgaatattgatcaatgaaattaattgtttgtggtggtggcggctggttggtggtggtggtcggtgataatggtggtgttgctcGCCGACGGTGGCCATCGTCGTCAACGGTGGTCTTTGGTGGTTGTCGTCGTCAACGGTGGTCtttggtggtggtcggtggcggcagtggtagttggcggtggtggtggcgcggtggtggtggtggcggtggtggttggtggcggtggtggtcggcggcggcGATGGTGGTCGGCGGCGACGGTGGTGATGGCGGCGGAGCTGGTGGTCGACGACATTGgtgggcggcggcggtggtggtgggcggcggcgatggtggtggtgggcgaTGGTGGTGGGCGTCGGCGGTGGGCGTCGGCGTCGCCGAGCGGTGGTTGTTACGCGgcggtggtcagtggtggtgttgttgctggtggtttgttgttggtggtgataatataataaaatttaaagacggggttgatttttgtttttgttgggatgatttaaatactagaagggtaatatagacagtttatgttaaatgggaTTTTTGTAAACAATTTCTTTTGGTAGAGTTTTTGTGCATGGATAGTGATACCTTTGAGGTTATAACTCGCGACCCGTTTTTCTTAAGCTCCCTTCTCTTGTAGAGACTTTGGTTCATGCGTGTGCCTCATCTGTATATAACCAGGGTTTATACCCAAGCCTATAAACAGAGGCTTTTTCCTATCTTTTCCTAATATTACATTGCACTGGTATTGTGAATACTAATTATTTCCTATACACGTGTCACGATCTCGATGGTCGcgcatataataataaaatagccCTGGAGATATACGAATACCCGAGAAGCAGGGGATCCCTTCTcgatctactttatcttatctCGAAGAAGGATGCATCGACGGAGAGATGAAAATATAGGCCCTAGACTAGGGAGGTGGCAATTGTCGGACGGTCAGAGACAGTTGAGGCGTCTACTCAGCATTAAATGCAATAAAGCTCTACCTTGGCGCGTATTCTCATGCAGGTGGATAAGAACGAGGTGGCATAGTCTAACTGGCGAAGGTACACGGCCAACCAAGGTACAACTTGTACTAAGAATTGGTAATTCTCGAGGGATCGTGGGTAAGCTGAGGTGGTATGATCCAACTAGAAAAGGCATGCGGTcaacgaaggtacaacttgtatGGAAGGTACATCAGATCTTGATGGGTCCAAATAAAACAAAGATGTCCTTGACGGGGAAGGAGCTATAAATACTGAGCTTCACTTTCAAAGAAGGGACATGCAATAACTGAGATAGATCTAGAATTaaacttatacctctttaatgtttataaCTTAAGTACTTTCATTTCCTTGAGTTCTCTTTATTACTTtgagaagcatttaagatcttgtaACCTCATAAAAGCTAATACAAATCATCACTCATTACCCCATGAATAtagacgtagacgaaagtcgatccacgtaatctcttgtgtctcttgATAACTTTAGTAGCACTCAcattattattgtttttgttatcatcatCGAATTTATCTTAATCACCATTTATGttcttagcattatcagttcaactgagATATCATTACTACTTACTATTGGATTCTCTGAGTTGTTCATATTATGTATACTCAccggaaaattagtagtcacagtttggcgctagaaacaggctCAGCAACTTGAGTTTTTACTATTACTTCATTTTGTTTTCTTGCGAATCTTCTTTAAAATAGAGATCTAAGTGTAAGAATGAtggatctcactttctagtgataTGTTCATCTTGTCTTTGCGTAACTTCTTTGAGTTATCAGTCTCAAAAAGACTTGCAAACTAATGGATCTAcaaatttctttgaaaacgtatTAAAAAAACATTAAATATTTGTTTTTTACTCAGCACACATTTTCTGAGAACATATCATTTATGAACTCTGAATATTTAATGAACTGACACACTTTTGCGGTTTTTGTCaacatcttttgttttttttttcacctGATTGTCATTTAAGAGCTAAGTTCCAACTTTTAAAACCTTATTAAATTCGATTTTAGAAAGCGACTTAGCCGTCTTCTAACTACAAGCATTAACTTCTATTTCAGCAAAGGTCCAAAGTCGCAGACCCTATTACTTTATTATTTGTTTTTAGGTCGTAAAAACGAAGGTATGCATAACCAAGTG encodes the following:
- the LOC113310616 gene encoding uncharacterized protein LOC113310616 isoform X2 produces the protein MKGIFACVVAILLVVAQIPSGLTLPSTVPAFLWSSQQHESLYNDMGKSVDYRTISQKDLAKSVLSEGGWSKFLCSEKNRQQSVDFAIVFVGKELDISRDKHADSTLMQSLQVSFESSNFSRAFPYVAASQMKEAMESSLLSGFAEACPNGLGIKDNIALLESCSVDDDKYRKLSDMDSVYDYLISRMENRQNGQTEMVVLCNGGSLSSEKLDQTWSEGQILSSLVSALKKLGASYTVLYASDPSGLVSYPSYRELDRFLAEGSVGNGSQKATYCDAVCQIKSSLLEGLFVAIVLLIILISGLCCMMGIDTPTRFEAPQDS
- the LOC113310616 gene encoding uncharacterized protein LOC113310616 isoform X1 — encoded protein: MKGIFACVVAILLVVAQIPSGLTLPSTVPAFLWSSQQHESLYNDMGKSVDYRTISQKDLAKSVLSEGGWSKFLCSEKNRQQSVDFAIVFVGKELQLDISRDKHADSTLMQSLQVSFESSNFSRAFPYVAASQMKEAMESSLLSGFAEACPNGLGIKDNIALLESCSVDDDKYRKLSDMDSVYDYLISRMENRQNGQTEMVVLCNGGSLSSEKLDQTWSEGQILSSLVSALKKLGASYTVLYASDPSGLVSYPSYRELDRFLAEGSVGNGSQKATYCDAVCQIKSSLLEGLFVAIVLLIILISGLCCMMGIDTPTRFEAPQDS